The stretch of DNA CATGTCGTCGCGGACCGCCAGCCCCAGATTTGCGGCCAGATAATAATGGACGGCGCCGTCATCTTTTCCGCCTTGCGCCAGCGCGGTTTCGGCGAGCTTCACGCCTTCCCAGGCAAAGCGCTCGCGCTCTGCCGGGTCGGAATCCCGTTCGGCAAGATGCAGGCAAAGCCGGCTGCCCAGGGAACTCCGGCGCAGAACGGGATCGTCCGACCCGCGCACGAAACCCAAAGCGCATTCCAGCTCCGGCGTTGCGCTCGACGGCCCGAGGGCGTCCTGGTTGGCGATCAAGGCTGCTGCGGTCTGCCGGGGGCAACCGGCAGGCTGGCCGGCCGGTACGGCATCCCTGTGCAAGCCGCCGCAACCGGCCAGGACTGCCGACAACAGGCCGGACGCGAACAGGCGC from Methylococcus geothermalis encodes:
- the bstC gene encoding sterol transporter outer membrane protein BstC, with product MRLFASGLLSAVLAGCGGLHRDAVPAGQPAGCPRQTAAALIANQDALGPSSATPELECALGFVRGSDDPVLRRSSLGSRLCLHLAERDSDPAERERFAWEGVKLAETALAQGGKDDGAVHYYLAANLGLAVRDDMTVAMANLHRLEDEFEAAVRLSPDVDDGGPLRLLGMLYLKAPPWPAGIGDGDKALDLLQRAVDKHPAHPLNHLFYAQALWEVNGEGRRVKEEMAAGMKLLESGHWGYNKKPWKQEFADLREEIGEPVR